The following is a genomic window from Cetobacterium somerae ATCC BAA-474.
CATCCCTCCTGTTGGAATATACATACACTGCCCTAAATCTATCCTATTAACATTCTCTTCTCCCATTTTCCCATTACCTATATTTTTTAAAGGAATCGGTGAAAATTCACTAGCACCACAAATATCTTTAGCTTTTACAGCATAACCATCCACTGTAGATCGATCAAATGATGGTAAATCTATATTTGATACTATATTCTCTGCTATAATTTTATTTAAAGAATCTTCTAACAAAACTTCTTCTATTTTTAATTCTTTATCTAATTTTGATACTATGCTATCTATAGCTTCTTTTAAACTCACTGTTTTAAAAAATCTCATTATTCCTCCTGATATTTATTTATTAACCAACAAATACCTATACTTAACTGTAATAATAATATCATTGGAAGTGCTAACATAATTTGAGATATTATGTCTGGTGGTGTCATTACTGCTGCTACTATAAATATTATTAATATCATAATTGGTTGTTTTTTCTTCAATGTTGTGGCTTTTATAAGCTTTAATTTTGCTAATAATGCTGCTAAAACAGGCATTTCAAATACAATTCCAAAAGTAAAAATAATACTTAATACAAAATCTAAATATGACCCTATCGAAATCATTTGAGCAATCTCATCTCTTTGGAATTTTTGAAAGAACTCTAACATTGTTGGTAATACCATTTTATAAGCAAAATAACTTCCAGTTATAAAAAATAACAATCCACCTATAAAAGAACCTACTATATATAATCTTTCATCCTTATAAAGACCAGGAGATACAAAGGTCCATATCTGTAAAATTGTTATTGGTGATGCTAAAATTATTCCTCCTATTAATGATATTTTTAGATAAGCTAAAAATAATTCTGGAGGAGTTAAATAAACCAATTTCATACTTTTATTCATATTCAAAAATATTTCAATTAATATATTTGAATATTCATAACAAATAAATGTTGTGATTAAATTAGCAACAACTATATATAACATCCTTTTTCTCAACTCTACTAAATGTCCTAGCATTGTTAAATTTTTATTTTTCACTATTTCCCTCATTCTTTGATTGTGTATTTGGGTCTATATCCTTACTAATATCGTTAGCATGTCCTTTAAACTCTTTTATAGCTTTTCCTAAACTTTTTCCAATTTCTGGTAGCTTTGATGGTCCAAAAACTACTAATGCTATACATAATATTAATATCAATTCAAACGGTCCTAATCTTCCAAACATTTTTTATCTCTCCCCTTATTTTATTCTATTTTCAAAAGTATAAATTATTGGATCATTTTTTCCAATCCTTCCAATTAAACAAACTCCCAATTTTTCTGCTAACTCTATTGCTAAACTACTTGGAATACTAATTGTAGCTACAACAGGTATTTTAGTTGCTACAGCTTTAAGCACCA
Proteins encoded in this region:
- the tatC gene encoding twin-arginine translocase subunit TatC; its protein translation is MKNKNLTMLGHLVELRKRMLYIVVANLITTFICYEYSNILIEIFLNMNKSMKLVYLTPPELFLAYLKISLIGGIILASPITILQIWTFVSPGLYKDERLYIVGSFIGGLLFFITGSYFAYKMVLPTMLEFFQKFQRDEIAQMISIGSYLDFVLSIIFTFGIVFEMPVLAALLAKLKLIKATTLKKKQPIMILIIFIVAAVMTPPDIISQIMLALPMILLLQLSIGICWLINKYQEE
- a CDS encoding twin-arginine translocase TatA/TatE family subunit, whose product is MFGRLGPFELILILCIALVVFGPSKLPEIGKSLGKAIKEFKGHANDISKDIDPNTQSKNEGNSEK